Proteins encoded by one window of Sorex araneus isolate mSorAra2 chromosome 3, mSorAra2.pri, whole genome shotgun sequence:
- the TMEM95 gene encoding sperm-egg fusion protein TMEM95, with product MWMLALGGLFLAASQACIFCHLPARDLSGRLAQLCSQMEIQWKDCEASWNFTAFALDETTMNKVTEKTHRVLRVIEIKGSLSSLLKYWRWLQKTKFPEYTREALCAPACRGSTILYNCSTCESFEVYCWPRKRCFPGSHDLWEARILLLSVFTTALLLGVVALKIE from the exons ATGTGGATGCTGGCACTAGGAGGGCTTTTCTTGGCAGCCTCCCAGGCATGCATCTTTTGCCACCTCCCTGCCCGAGACTTATCAGGCCGCCTGGCTCAGCTCTGCAGCCAGATGGAGATCCAGTGGAAGGACTGTGAAGCCTCGTGGAACTTCACAGCTTTTGCTTTAG ATGAGACGACCATGAACAAAGTCACAGAGAAGACACACAGAGTCCTGAGGGTCATCG AGATCAAAGGCTCTCTGTCCTCACTCCTAAAATATTGGCGATGGCTTCAAAAGACCAAGTTCCCAGAGTACACCAGGGAAG CGCTCTGTGCTCCTGCTTGCC GGGGCAGCACCATCCTGTACAACTGTTCCACCTGTGAGAGCTTTGAGGTGTACTGTTGGCCCCGAAAACGCTGCTTCCCAG GAAGCCATGATCTTTGGGAAGCAAGAATTCTGCTCCTTTCTGTCTTCACAACTGCGCTGCTCCTAGGTGTTGTCGCCCTCAAGATAGAGTGA
- the KCTD11 gene encoding BTB/POZ domain-containing protein KCTD11, producing MLGAMFRAGTPMHPNLNPQGGHYFIDRDGKAFRHILNFLRLGRLDLPRGYGETALLRAEADFYQIQPLLDALRELEASRGTPTSTAALLHADVDTSPRLVHFSARKGPHHYELSSVQVNTFRANLFCTDPECLGALRARFGVANEDRAEEGPHFRLEWAPHPTELPEVEYRRLGLQPLWTGGPGEKREVVGTPGFLEEVLRVALEHNFRLDSVFPDPDDLLNSRSLRFVRH from the coding sequence ATGCTGGGCGCCATGTTTAGGGCTGGCACTCCCATGCACCCCAACCTCAACCCTCAGGGAGGCCACTACTTCATCGACAGGGATGGCAAAGCCTTCCGGCACATTCTCAATTTTCTGCGACTGGGCCGCCTTGACCTGCCCCGGGGATACGGGGAAACGGCGCTACTCCGGGCAGAGGCTGACTTCTACCAGATTCAGCCCCTTCTGGACGCCCTTCGGGAACTGGAAGCCTCTCGGGGGACACCGACATCCACAGCCGCCCTCCTCCATGCAGATGTGGACACCAGCCCACGCCTGGTACACTTCTCTGCGCGCAAGGGCCCACACCACTATGAGCTGAGTTCTGTGCAGGTGAACACCTTCCGAGCCAATCTCTTCTGCACCGACCCTGAGTGTCTGGGGGCCTTGCGGGCCCGATTTGGTGTGGCCAATGAGGACAGAGCAGAGGAAGGCCCACACTTTCGGCTGGAGTGGGCCCCTCACCCCACAGAACTCCCTGAGGTGGAATATAGGAGACTGGGGCTGCAGCCACTGTGGACTGGTGGGCCAGGAGAGAAACGGGAAGTTGTGGGCACGCCAGGTTTTCTGGAGGAGGTACTGAGAGTGGCTCTGGAGCACAATTTCCGTCTGGACTCAGTCTTCCCTGATCCTGACGATCTGCTCAACTCCAGATCTCTGCGCTTTGTCCGACACTGA